A genome region from Conger conger chromosome 16, fConCon1.1, whole genome shotgun sequence includes the following:
- the LOC133114060 gene encoding adhesion G protein-coupled receptor E3-like translates to MSVTENIPPDKTKEDQVKTANMVLRISEGLVSALVEPKSQQNNTESRKTVKTPTMEINVVSRKGNMTGMSALFAKGNMMAINLADVAKNNNGSASAVLMSVSGVDKFMSPSFFESENVTEIYSDIITATLPKTKHKELPEPVNFTMFHKKKFQPGLVTCVYWKEQGEETHWSVDGCTASFSNESLTVCSCTHLSTFALLLQTEEQEEDSSLLEVVNLFCMSVGLAFLALAILTFLLCTWNPKINNTARLHLSICLFLGHLLFLVGVSRTENAVACAVIAGMLHFLFLSSFVWMLLETLQLFMLVRSLSKVQVIQKEGLRALYLLLMGYGAPLVVVGVSAAVYSDGYGSKGACWLQNEKNFRWSFIGPVAAILALNLVSFCVVIWSLLPTLANMKSDVSQSRDTRLIIFKIVAQFLILGCTWILGFFQRTSMLKYLFVILNSQQGTFIFIVHCLLNKEVREEYRRWLSCLCRTEGPSGGRRKENIKHSGGNLSRPTISDTPVVECGVAL, encoded by the exons ATGTCCGTCACAGAAAACATACCTCCTGACAAGACAAAGGAAGACCAAGTCAAGACTGCCAACATGGTCCTGAGAATCTCAGAGGGGCTAGTGTCCGCCCTGGTTGAGCCCAAGTCTCAGCAAAATAATACAGAGTCTCGGAAAACTGTGAAGACACCAACCATGG AAATTAATGTAGTGAGCCGTAAAGGGAATATGACTGGGATGTCTGCACTATTTGCCAAGGGAAACATGATGGCAATCAATCTTGCAGATGTTGCTAAAAACAACAACG GATCCGCTTCTGCAGTCCTGATGTCAGTCAGCGGGGTGGACAAGTTcatgagtcccagtttcttcgAGAGTGAAAATGTCACAGAGATATATTCTGACATCATCACCGCCACACTGCCTAAGACGAAACACAAGGAGCTCCCTGAGCCTGTCAACTTTACTATGTTCCACAAGAAG AAGTTCCAGCCTGGCCTGGTTACCTGTGTGTACTGGAAGGAACAGGGGGAGGAGACTCACTGGTCAGTGGATGGGTGCACAGCCTCCTTCTCCAATGAGAGCCTGACAGTATGCAGCTGTACCCACCTCTCCACCTTCGCCCTCCTCCTGCAGACGGAGGAACAG GAAGAGGACAGTTCTCTGCTGGAGGTGGTGAACCTGttctgtatgagtgtgggtcTGGCCTTCCTCGCCCTCGCCATCCTCACATTCCTGCTGTGCACATGGAACCCTAAAATCAACAACACCGCCCGCCTCCACCTCAGTATCTGCCTCTTCTTGGGTCACCTGCTCTTCCTTGTGGGCGTGTCGCGCACTGAGAATGCG GTGGCGTGTGCAGTCATTGCAGGCATGctgcacttcctcttcctgtccagCTTTGTGTGGATGCTGCTGGAGACTCTGCAGCTCTTCATGCTGGTCAGGAGCCTGTCCAAAGTGCAGGTCATCCAGAAGGAGGGGCTGAGGGCACTGTACCTCCTGCTGATGGGCTACGGAGCTCccctggtggtggtgggagtgtcTGCAGCAGTGTATTCAGACGGCTATGGCAGCAAAGGCGc TTGCTggttacaaaatgaaaaaaacttccGTTGGAGTTTTATTGGTCCAGTGGCTGCTATTCTCGCC CTCAACTTGGTCTCATTTTGTGTGGTCATCTGGAGCCTGCTGCCTACTTTAGCCAACATGAAGAGTGACGTCTCCCAGTCAAGAGACACCAG GCTGATTATCTTCAAAATTGTTGCCCAGTTTCTCATTTTGGGGTGCACCTGGATCCTGGGATTTTTCCAGAGAACCTCTATGTTAAAATACCTCTTCGTCATCCTCAACTCACAGCAGGGCACCTTCATCTTCATCGTTCACTGTCTGCTCAACAAAGAG GTGCGGGAGGAGTACAGGAGGTGGCTCTCCTGTCTGTGTAGAACCGAAGGGCCTTCAGGAGGCAGACGCAAAGAAAATATCAAACACTCTGGG GGGAATCTGTCCCGGCCCACCATCAGTGACACCCCAGTGGTGGAGTGTGGCGTTGCCCTGTAG